AACATAAATAATGCTCCCAAGTGCAAGATTGTCATGAAGTAATAACTCAGTAAGTCCGAAGTCGAATCTATAAggaaaagggaattgattagcaaaccataaaagaataaaactaaaataataaagtttaattgaagagattttttatggtttagtaaagttaatttaaaatgagagaaaataacaatatattaaggcgCCAAGGTTTAgggatccacacacaacacatctattggtagtcttaacaatatttattttataactcaactaaaattcatacgaAGGATGATCTTAGTCAGatgatataacaataaaaactcaagaattaattgtctaaggtagtttcatgaaattgatagattttaggcaaaacaaaactagtgaattagttcgcaggaaatactaagcatttaacATGCCTGAAGTCTAcaataaatcaaagaattatacataactaaacacttttctaaatgagtaaaacaatcaaaaacataataatataagcattaaaaccaataaataattgttaagaatataCCAATAAACGATTGGGTTTCACCCCTTGCCTTAGTAAGGCTTCTAACAAgtcataacaaaaataaaactctaaaaactgtaaataaaatttaagaaaacctaaattattTTCTACGGCCGCTCTCCCTGAATTTTGCACTATAGAGCCTTTAAATAAGttaaggaatcctattacaagttgaattcccgctTGGAGAAAATCTCAtgtttttaggcttcacttaatcGACGTTTTCAgcccatttaacttcagaattcggacttttagtaaacaaacaaagttgtagccctttaagttataTTTCTatcccaacttgaatcatctcaattggaCATCTGAGCTGAAAGTTATGCTCCAAATACTAACTGGTGCGCAGGCTGAAATCCTAAATTGAACAAATGCCATCAGTAAAATAGTGTTTGAGAATTTCTCAAACAATTGCCTTGATGCCTGCTTAAGACCATAAAGACTCTTGTTCAATTTGCAAACCATGTTCTCCCCCTTGCTGTGTATGCCAGGTGGTACGCACATGTAGACATCTTCAACCAAATCACCATGCAAAAATGCATTATTGACAtccatttcatgaagaaaccACCCTTTCATAGCAACCAAAGAAAGCACAATTCTAATAGACACAGATTTAGCTACAAGAGAAAATGTCTCAGAATAATTCAAACCATGCTTTTAAGTGAATCCCTTAGCAAATAAACGAGCTTATACCTTTCAATGGTGCCATTAGGAAGGTATTTGACCTTGTAAACCCATTTATAGCCAATTGGGCACTTACCAGGGGGTAATGGAACCAAAGTCCAAGTGTTATTAATTTCCAAGGCCTCAATTTCCTTGTCCATGACAGCCCTTCATTCAAGATATTGAACTGCCTAATGAAAAGAGACAAGTTTTGATGGAGTAGTATTGACTACCATGACAAAGGAATGGAAGGTAGGACCAAGGTGAGAGTAATCCAAACAATCTAAAATATCATATGGCAAACTAGAATTGGGCTTGGTGCTAATAGACTTGCAAGAATATTCAAAAAGATAAGGTGGAGGATTATGGGGTCTAGTAGACCTTCTTAAGACGGGTAAAGGTGTAAAAGGTAAGGAAGAAGTAGAGGGAATAGGATCAGAATGTGGAATAGAATCAGAATGTGAAGTGGAAGGAATGAACCATATGATCTGTTGCTCCAGTATCAATGATCCAAGTGTTAGATTTATATGCATGCCTATCAACAACTTCAgcaacaaatataaaatgagaAAGATTGGGTGGAATCCAATATGAATTACCTAAAAAATTGGATGAGCAAGAAGGTGAAGTGGAGGTAGAAGGTGAGAGCTATGGAATGGAAGGATTTGGTGCCATGACAAAAGCAACTTGATGGGTAGTCTAAGCACCATTACTTGATCCAAAATTTCCAGAATTTCCTGAGGGCAGCACTACAGCAACTTGATCTGCCATAGCCTTGTTACCTCCTTTTGGTTTATAACTTGGAGGATAACCATGAAGTTTATAGCATTTATCTGCTATATGACCAATAAGACCACAGTAAGTATAGACAAGCCTATCTTTCTTAGGATTACCCCCTTTTCCACCATGATTATGACCTTGATTGCCATGAAAATCCTTGCTATTATTCACATACATAGCAACAACATCTTCAGATTGAATCATGTTGAAACCATGACCAATActccttcttttctcttcttgcaaaatcaAGGAACACACTTTGCTAAGACAAAGAAAAGGCTCAAGTAACAAAATTTGACCAATAATATTCCCATAACTATCATTCAATCCcatcaaaaaatgaaatacatgTGCCTTGTGCTGAGCATCTAGTTAAGAAGACTTAGATCTACAAGTACAAACTGTGAAAGGTTGATAATTTGCAAATTCATCCTACAAGGTCttaaattttgtgaaataaGAACTCACCGAGAGTGATCCTTGTGAAAGATGAGATATCTCCTTCTGAAGCTCAAAAAGCCTTGAAGTGTTGTCCTGAGACAGCCTGTCCTTGAGATCAATCCACAAATCCCTCGCAGTGTTGATGTACATAACACTAGCCTTCAAATCCATGCTAAGTGAATTTGTCAACCATGAAAGCACTGTAGTATTGCACCTACTCTAAGAATTAAACAATGGAGAAGATGGATTAGGCTCGGGAATTGATCCATTCACAAATCCAAACTTGTTTCTGGCACTCAAAACCAAGAACACAGATCTTGCCCGACTCATATATTTCTCAGGACCAGTCAGAGGTTGTGAAGTGAGAATGAGACCAAGATTTTCATTCGTTGGATGAAAGAAAGGATTATTCGCAGATTCATCTGCCATTGCTGCACTTGAAGAAGGCACTGAATGTGCAGTTTGAGATTGAGTATTGTTTGTGGAATCGGAAGCCATGAGTGAGAAAGAAAACGAAAAACAAACTTTGTTTGGAaactaagaaaacaaaagaaaattctcaAAACAGAGTGAGAAtattgctctgataccatgtaaaACAGAGAGATTCTTGAAGAGAATAGGAAAATCTTATTGATTATCACTAGCTTCTGGTTGGTAAAAGTGGTTACAAAATAATTAGTACCTacactatatatacacactaaaACAGAGACTTTGTTTCCCGCCTAAATAACTAACAAACTTTCAACAATACAACCAAATCAGAGTTTGACATTTGTTTTCTTCAGTGCTTGACAGCTGTCATtgatttcttctctcttctttccttgACATGTGTAATGCCTATGCCTCTGTCTGTTACTTTCTTCTTCACCTTACACTTGCTACTATTATCCACTTCTTCAAGTTTAACAGTGGGAAATCAATAATACCATCAAAATAACAACGTTGGAAAATTGGAGCAGATTGTGATGTGGGATCAATATTATTACCTCTAGATATTTCAGACCAAGTGTTAAAGAAATGCCAAAATGAACTACCATCGACTACACAATGGCTTAAAGTGCAGCTGATGAAAATACCATCATCAAGCTCAGTTGCTTGCACAGCTAACAATGGCTTGGAAGTGCCATCGTAATTCAATACGCTATTCATCAGAAAGAAGGAGTTGACAATGTGTGGAACATATATGGGATCAAGGATATCTGCCACAGTAACATCATCAACCACCGCATGAACAAACTGGTCTCCAAGGTTATTGCAATCAACAAAGAAAGAGCTGGTTTTGTCATCATTGTTTTCAACCAAGACAAGGCGACCAGCAAGAGGGCAGAACATATCTAATGTGCGGGACAGAGAGGTTTTTAGGTGATCAATCACACTGTTACCTTGTAGTTCTTCTTCTTGTGAAGGTGTCGCTTTGAAGAAAAGGAGACCCTTTCGGACATGATCAACTAAGAGCATCTGGAGATCCCATGGAGTTAACGCAATCCTTCGAGTTAACTCGTTAGGACTCACTGCTGCCCGGATAGTACTAGTGGATATGAAGCGAATGGGTGTCATCTTTGGTTCAAACTAGATGAGCACATATGCAACCATTATAGCCTGGCTATAAAAGGAGCTTCGTGAGAACCGTATAGCCAATAATGGATCCGAACAACGTCAATGTCAAAATTGTGGAGCGCAATACAGCATTTACTGTTCCACCACCCTgaacattgatttttttttttttttataagtttcaaCTCGTTCGTTTCTGATGATAacttttttatcatcagatttcttattcaattatcagagattttaacaattgagctaattagaaTCCACAACATTGAAATCTTGGCCATATTATTTGTCTTATTTTAGCCACTACTTTTGACAGAATATCTTccctttatttgatttttttttttttttctatgtcttaatctttattttttttttgttttattaatcttttgttttaagtaaagagtaatgttacaaatacaaactattttatatcgtttttacaaattgttaatgtagttttagcatttttcaaataattattaataaataaaaatgtcatgTTAATGGTGGGTCTAtattagaactaataaaaaaaattcatatcaataatttgtaaaaatattgtaaaataatttatgatactgttaagtaaaataaaaagtaaaacctATCTCTTTTAGAAACTGGAAAGCTTgattattatttactatattacAACGGGAGATACTCTACATGACATATATTTCAACTCCATCTGACCCATTTTTGAGGCGGTAACGACGACAAAGAATTTAAActacatttttatataaataaatttcacttttttctaaaataaatttgaatactaaatataattaaaaaataacgaaattatcaaaaagtgtgacacaattattaaatggattgagttagggttgagccatttttttgaataatttacttTGACATAACACAAATACAACCCATTAACACAAATTTCCACCTCTACATTTATGCTCCATAACATTTTGTATATtagtttttacaaaatttacGTGATTCGGTAACATGCTTATGTTCACAAAGTTGTAATAATTTCac
The DNA window shown above is from Quercus lobata isolate SW786 chromosome 7, ValleyOak3.0 Primary Assembly, whole genome shotgun sequence and carries:
- the LOC115953273 gene encoding uncharacterized protein LOC115953273, with product MDLKASVMYINTARDLWIDLKDRLSQDNTSRLFELQKEISHLSQGSLSHKAHVFHFLMGLNDSYGNIIGQILLLEPFLCLSKVCSLILQEEKRRSIGHGFNMIQSEDVVAMYVNNSKDFHGNQGHNHGGKGGNPKKDRLVYTYCGLIGHIADKCYKLHGYPPSYKPKGGNKAMADQVAVVLPSGNSGNFGSSNGA
- the LOC115951396 gene encoding uncharacterized acetyltransferase At3g50280-like, giving the protein MTPIRFISTSTIRAAVSPNELTRRIALTPWDLQMLLVDHVRKGLLFFKATPSQEEELQGNSVIDHLKTSLSRTLDMFCPLAGRLVLVENNDDKTSSFFVDCNNLGDQFVHAVVDDVTVADILDPIYVPHIVNSFFLMNSVLNYDGTSKPLLAVQATELDDGIFISCTLSHCVVDGSSFWHFFNTWSEISRGNNIDPTSQSAPIFQRCYFDGIIDFPLLNLKKWIIVASFPNKVCFSFSFSLMASDSTNNTQSQTAHSVPSSSAAMADESANNPFFHPTNENLGLILTSQPLTGPEKYMSRARSVFLVLSARNKFGFVNGSIPEPNPSSPLFNS